In one Musa acuminata AAA Group cultivar baxijiao chromosome BXJ2-5, Cavendish_Baxijiao_AAA, whole genome shotgun sequence genomic region, the following are encoded:
- the LOC135613026 gene encoding uncharacterized protein LOC135613026 isoform X2, whose amino-acid sequence MDAWAPNLKSGGGLSVFGVTRKHAKVGLVAPWWATAGWRVVCSEEAPAGVIDARVSLRRRSSLASGNRSVVVKASGKKKNDRGDLSSSGNNDPSVPEEDGHEGNIPQYNKSKFNDSTKSNRTLSDWRDFRANLVAWEQEQEVDSGTLVKDTASNEPSQRLGMKWAHPIPVPETGCVLIATEKLDGVPSFERTVVLLLRSGSRDPREGPFGIILNRSLHRKIKHMKSSNPDLATVFADCSVHFGGPLEANMFLVRTDDSLRVPGFEEVVSGVRFGARNKLDEAAALVKKGVLRPEDFRFFVGYAGWQFDQLLDEIESDYWVVAACSSHLIDGVTLDSSSDLWEEILQLMGGQYSDLSRKPKQDDY is encoded by the exons ATGGACGCGTGGGCTCCAAACCTCAAGAGTGGAGGAGGGTTATCCGTCTTTGGGGTGACGAGGAAGCACGCGAAGGTGGGATTAGTGGCGCCGTGGTGGGCCACCGCTGGGTGGAGGGTCGTTTGCAGCGAAGAGGCCCCTGCCGGCGTGATCGATGCAAGGGTTTCGTTGAGGAGGCGGAGTTCGTTGGCGTCCGGGAACCGGTCAGTTGTGGTGAAGGCCAGCGGTAAGAAGAAGAACGACCGTGGCGACCTCTCTTCTTCTG GAAATAATGATCCTTCAGTTCCTGAAGAAGATGGTCATGAGGGAAACATTCCACAGTACAACAAATCAAAATTCAATGACTCCACAAAGTCCAACCGTACATTGTCAGATTGGCGAGATTTCAGAGCAAATCTTGTTGCCTGGGAGCAG GAGCAAGAAGTCGATTCTGGTACCCTTGTAAAGGATACTGCTTCAAATGAGCCATCCCAGAGGCTTGGTATGAAGTGGGCACACCCCATTCCGGTGCCAGAGACCGGATGTGTGTTAATTGCCACTGAAAAGCTTGATGGTGTCCCCAGCTTCGAGAGAACCGTTGTTCTTCTTCTCAGATCAGGGTCTAGAGACCCTAGAGAGGGTCCTTTTGGAATCATTCTGAACCGTTCGCTGCATAGGAAGATCAAGCATATGAAATCATCAAACCCTGACCTTGCAACTGTCTTTGCAGACTGTTCTGTTCATTTTGGGGGACCGCTTGAGGCTAACATGTTCCTAGTGAGGACAGATGACAGCTTACGCGTGCCAGGTTTCGAGGAGGTGGTCTCAGGCGTTCGATTTGGTGCCAGGAACAAATTAGATGAAGCTGCAGCACTAGTCAAGAAGGGAGTGCTTCGGCCTGAGGATTTCAGATTCTTTGTTGGGTATGCTGGCTGGCAGTTTGATCAGTTGCTAGATGAAATCGAGTCCGATTACTGGGTAGTTGCTGCTTGCAGCTCACATCTTATCGATGGGGTAACTTTGGATTCTTCGTCAGATTTGTGGGAGGAGATTTTGCAGCTCATGGGAGGGCAATATTCTGATTTAAGCAGGAAGCCAAAACAAGATGACTATTAA
- the LOC135613026 gene encoding uncharacterized protein LOC135613026 isoform X1, with amino-acid sequence MDAWAPNLKSGGGLSVFGVTRKHAKVGLVAPWWATAGWRVVCSEEAPAGVIDARVSLRRRSSLASGNRSVVVKASGKKKNDRGDLSSSAGNNDPSVPEEDGHEGNIPQYNKSKFNDSTKSNRTLSDWRDFRANLVAWEQEQEVDSGTLVKDTASNEPSQRLGMKWAHPIPVPETGCVLIATEKLDGVPSFERTVVLLLRSGSRDPREGPFGIILNRSLHRKIKHMKSSNPDLATVFADCSVHFGGPLEANMFLVRTDDSLRVPGFEEVVSGVRFGARNKLDEAAALVKKGVLRPEDFRFFVGYAGWQFDQLLDEIESDYWVVAACSSHLIDGVTLDSSSDLWEEILQLMGGQYSDLSRKPKQDDY; translated from the exons ATGGACGCGTGGGCTCCAAACCTCAAGAGTGGAGGAGGGTTATCCGTCTTTGGGGTGACGAGGAAGCACGCGAAGGTGGGATTAGTGGCGCCGTGGTGGGCCACCGCTGGGTGGAGGGTCGTTTGCAGCGAAGAGGCCCCTGCCGGCGTGATCGATGCAAGGGTTTCGTTGAGGAGGCGGAGTTCGTTGGCGTCCGGGAACCGGTCAGTTGTGGTGAAGGCCAGCGGTAAGAAGAAGAACGACCGTGGCGACCTCTCTTCTTCTG CAGGAAATAATGATCCTTCAGTTCCTGAAGAAGATGGTCATGAGGGAAACATTCCACAGTACAACAAATCAAAATTCAATGACTCCACAAAGTCCAACCGTACATTGTCAGATTGGCGAGATTTCAGAGCAAATCTTGTTGCCTGGGAGCAG GAGCAAGAAGTCGATTCTGGTACCCTTGTAAAGGATACTGCTTCAAATGAGCCATCCCAGAGGCTTGGTATGAAGTGGGCACACCCCATTCCGGTGCCAGAGACCGGATGTGTGTTAATTGCCACTGAAAAGCTTGATGGTGTCCCCAGCTTCGAGAGAACCGTTGTTCTTCTTCTCAGATCAGGGTCTAGAGACCCTAGAGAGGGTCCTTTTGGAATCATTCTGAACCGTTCGCTGCATAGGAAGATCAAGCATATGAAATCATCAAACCCTGACCTTGCAACTGTCTTTGCAGACTGTTCTGTTCATTTTGGGGGACCGCTTGAGGCTAACATGTTCCTAGTGAGGACAGATGACAGCTTACGCGTGCCAGGTTTCGAGGAGGTGGTCTCAGGCGTTCGATTTGGTGCCAGGAACAAATTAGATGAAGCTGCAGCACTAGTCAAGAAGGGAGTGCTTCGGCCTGAGGATTTCAGATTCTTTGTTGGGTATGCTGGCTGGCAGTTTGATCAGTTGCTAGATGAAATCGAGTCCGATTACTGGGTAGTTGCTGCTTGCAGCTCACATCTTATCGATGGGGTAACTTTGGATTCTTCGTCAGATTTGTGGGAGGAGATTTTGCAGCTCATGGGAGGGCAATATTCTGATTTAAGCAGGAAGCCAAAACAAGATGACTATTAA
- the LOC135613026 gene encoding uncharacterized protein LOC135613026 isoform X3, which produces MDAWAPNLKSGGGLSVFGVTRKHAKVGLVAPWWATAGWRVVCSEEAPAGVIDARVSLRRRSSLASGNRSVVVKASGKKKNDRGDLSSSVPEEDGHEGNIPQYNKSKFNDSTKSNRTLSDWRDFRANLVAWEQEQEVDSGTLVKDTASNEPSQRLGMKWAHPIPVPETGCVLIATEKLDGVPSFERTVVLLLRSGSRDPREGPFGIILNRSLHRKIKHMKSSNPDLATVFADCSVHFGGPLEANMFLVRTDDSLRVPGFEEVVSGVRFGARNKLDEAAALVKKGVLRPEDFRFFVGYAGWQFDQLLDEIESDYWVVAACSSHLIDGVTLDSSSDLWEEILQLMGGQYSDLSRKPKQDDY; this is translated from the exons ATGGACGCGTGGGCTCCAAACCTCAAGAGTGGAGGAGGGTTATCCGTCTTTGGGGTGACGAGGAAGCACGCGAAGGTGGGATTAGTGGCGCCGTGGTGGGCCACCGCTGGGTGGAGGGTCGTTTGCAGCGAAGAGGCCCCTGCCGGCGTGATCGATGCAAGGGTTTCGTTGAGGAGGCGGAGTTCGTTGGCGTCCGGGAACCGGTCAGTTGTGGTGAAGGCCAGCGGTAAGAAGAAGAACGACCGTGGCGACCTCTCTTCTTCTG TTCCTGAAGAAGATGGTCATGAGGGAAACATTCCACAGTACAACAAATCAAAATTCAATGACTCCACAAAGTCCAACCGTACATTGTCAGATTGGCGAGATTTCAGAGCAAATCTTGTTGCCTGGGAGCAG GAGCAAGAAGTCGATTCTGGTACCCTTGTAAAGGATACTGCTTCAAATGAGCCATCCCAGAGGCTTGGTATGAAGTGGGCACACCCCATTCCGGTGCCAGAGACCGGATGTGTGTTAATTGCCACTGAAAAGCTTGATGGTGTCCCCAGCTTCGAGAGAACCGTTGTTCTTCTTCTCAGATCAGGGTCTAGAGACCCTAGAGAGGGTCCTTTTGGAATCATTCTGAACCGTTCGCTGCATAGGAAGATCAAGCATATGAAATCATCAAACCCTGACCTTGCAACTGTCTTTGCAGACTGTTCTGTTCATTTTGGGGGACCGCTTGAGGCTAACATGTTCCTAGTGAGGACAGATGACAGCTTACGCGTGCCAGGTTTCGAGGAGGTGGTCTCAGGCGTTCGATTTGGTGCCAGGAACAAATTAGATGAAGCTGCAGCACTAGTCAAGAAGGGAGTGCTTCGGCCTGAGGATTTCAGATTCTTTGTTGGGTATGCTGGCTGGCAGTTTGATCAGTTGCTAGATGAAATCGAGTCCGATTACTGGGTAGTTGCTGCTTGCAGCTCACATCTTATCGATGGGGTAACTTTGGATTCTTCGTCAGATTTGTGGGAGGAGATTTTGCAGCTCATGGGAGGGCAATATTCTGATTTAAGCAGGAAGCCAAAACAAGATGACTATTAA
- the LOC135585804 gene encoding uncharacterized protein At5g08430-like isoform X1, translated as MKKDEMNKEEIAEDYCFACKDGGHLRVCDFKNCLKAYHPECVDKDFSFMETDEHWTCGWHSCFICQKASTFQCYCCPSSVCRSCIKEAEFVHVKERTKGFCNNCLKLAILIEENIDVDSDGGKVDFRDSETYEFLFKEYWEIIKDQEGLKLADLQTANTLLKRGENLKGGSDSDRSPEDDTGSEFDEMEDNLDDGLPFLEEPKGRHGKSKKRKKRSMSKKRVFSSWGSVELIKFLTSIDKDTKEPLALLDACDIIKDYIQTNNLCDPDTKKKTNVVCDDRLYALFRKRKVKFHKIHSLLESHFASDNVSDDEFSSEEGDDSFARHKKRNTAADSKSNKSHPKNYKDDISVPAKSYYASIIGRNINLVYLKRSLIVEFLRNPDTFEEKVTGCFVRVKVDPNEFYSVPERMYKLGQVTGVKKALQAYKIGEMSTDMVLCVSDMHKDVQISTLSEDDFEEDECEYLCHLANEGLFRRPTVAELEKKIKIVHVDIMNHWIDKEIVKLQKLIDRANEKGWRKELYDYIDKRERLRTSEERQRLLREIPPVVADTCQIEPNTNSPHNSLAEKKECKPIEATQVNATSINPSY; from the exons ATGAAGAAGGATGAGATGAACAAGGAGGAGATAGCGGAGGACTACTGCTTCGCATGCAAGGATGGAGGGCATCTGCGAGTGTGCGATTTCAA GAATTGTCTTAAAGCTTACCATCCTGAATGTGTGGATAAGGATTTCTCATTCATGGAGACTGATGAACATTGGACGTGTG GTTGGCATTCTTGCTTTATCTGCCAAAAGGCTTCAACTTTCCAATGTTACTGCTGCCCAAGCTCTGTGTGCCGTTCATGCATAAAGGAAGCTGAGTTTGTTCATGTTAAGGAAAGGACAAAGGGCTTCTGTAATAATTGCTTAAAGCTAGCAATCTTAATAGAAGAGAATATTGATGTTGATTCAGATGGG GGAAAGGTGGACTTCAGAGATTCTGAGACCTATGAGTTCTTGTTTAAGGAATACTGGGAAATAATAAAGGATCAGGAAGGACTGAAGTTAGCTGATCTGCAGACAGCAAATACTCTTCTTAAAAGAGGTGAAAATTTGAAGGGTGGATCAGATTCAGATAGATCTCCTGAAGATGATACAGGATCTGAATTTGATGAGATGGAAGATAATTTGGATGATGGGTTGCCATTTCTTGAGGAACCGAAAGGGAGGCATGGTAAATCAAAAAAACGAAAGAAAAGGTCTATGTCAAAGAAAAGAGTGTTTTCTAGTTGGGGCTCAGTGGAGCTCATAAAATTTCTTACATCTATTGATAAGGATACAAAAGAGCCACTTGCATTGTTGGATGCATGTGACATTATAAAGGATTACATTCAAACAAACAACCTCTGTGATCCAGATACTAAAAAGAAAACTAATGTAGTGTGTGATGACAGACTGTATGCCTTATTTAGAAAAAGGAAAGTGAAGTTTCATAAGATACACAGCTTGCTGGAGAGTCACTTTGCTTCAGATAATGTCTCAGATGATGAATTTAGCTCAGAAGAGGGTGATGACTCATTTGCAAGGCACAAGAAGAGAAATACAGCtgctgatagcaagtctaataaaTCACATCCAAAGAATTACAAGGATGATATTTCTGTGCCAGCTAAAAGTTATTATGCCTCCATAATTGGAAGGAACATAAATTTAGTGTATTTAAAGAGATCTTTAATTGTGGAATTTCTTAGAAATCCTGATACTTTTGAAGAAAAAGTCACTGGCTGCTTTGTGAGGGTCAAAGTTGATCCTAATGAGTTCTACTCTGTACCGGAAAGGATGTACAAGCTTGGACAGGTCACAG GTGTTAAGAAGGCCTTACAGGCATACAAGATAGGGGAAATGTCTACAGATATGGTTCTATGTGTTTCTGATATGCATAAGGATGTTCAAATATCGACGCTATCCGAAGATGACTTTGAGGAG GATGAATGTGAATATCTTTGCCACTTAGCCAATGAAGGCCTCTTCAGAAGACCCACTGTC GCGGAGCTTGAAAAGAAGATCAAAATTGTTCATGTTGATATAATGAATCAT TGGATTGATAAGGAGATTGTGAAGCTACAAAAACTAATAGATCGAGCAAATGAAAAAGGATGGCGCAAAGA gCTATATGACTATATTGATAAAAGAGAAAGGCTTCGTACATCTGAAGAACGACAACGTCTTCTTCGGGAGATTCCACCAGTGGTTGCTGATACATGTCAAATTGAGCCAAATACCAATAGTCCACATAATTCTCTTGCAGAAAAGAAAG AATGTAAACCAATTGAAGCTACTCAAGTCAATGCAACCAGCATCAATCCAAGTTACTGA
- the LOC135585804 gene encoding zinc finger CCCH domain-containing protein 19-like isoform X2, producing MKKDEMNKEEIAEDYCFACKDGGHLRVCDFKNCLKAYHPECVDKDFSFMETDEHWTCGWHSCFICQKASTFQCYCCPSSVCRSCIKEAEFVHVKERTKGFCNNCLKLAILIEENIDVDSDGGKVDFRDSETYEFLFKEYWEIIKDQEGLKLADLQTANTLLKRGENLKGGSDSDRSPEDDTGSEFDEMEDNLDDGLPFLEEPKGRHGKSKKRKKRSMSKKRVFSSWGSVELIKFLTSIDKDTKEPLALLDACDIIKDYIQTNNLCDPDTKKKTNVVCDDRLYALFRKRKVKFHKIHSLLESHFASDNVSDDEFSSEEGDDSFARHKKRNTAADSKSNKSHPKNYKDDISVPAKSYYASIIGRNINLVYLKRSLIVEFLRNPDTFEEKVTGCFVRVKVDPNEFYSVPERMYKLGQVTGVKKALQAYKIGEMSTDMVLCVSDMHKDVQISTLSEDDFEEDECEYLCHLANEGLFRRPTVAELEKKIKIVHVDIMNHNVNQLKLLKSMQPASIQVTEIKDEVPNSTIASKIQIMDLFEDTRFREQAS from the exons ATGAAGAAGGATGAGATGAACAAGGAGGAGATAGCGGAGGACTACTGCTTCGCATGCAAGGATGGAGGGCATCTGCGAGTGTGCGATTTCAA GAATTGTCTTAAAGCTTACCATCCTGAATGTGTGGATAAGGATTTCTCATTCATGGAGACTGATGAACATTGGACGTGTG GTTGGCATTCTTGCTTTATCTGCCAAAAGGCTTCAACTTTCCAATGTTACTGCTGCCCAAGCTCTGTGTGCCGTTCATGCATAAAGGAAGCTGAGTTTGTTCATGTTAAGGAAAGGACAAAGGGCTTCTGTAATAATTGCTTAAAGCTAGCAATCTTAATAGAAGAGAATATTGATGTTGATTCAGATGGG GGAAAGGTGGACTTCAGAGATTCTGAGACCTATGAGTTCTTGTTTAAGGAATACTGGGAAATAATAAAGGATCAGGAAGGACTGAAGTTAGCTGATCTGCAGACAGCAAATACTCTTCTTAAAAGAGGTGAAAATTTGAAGGGTGGATCAGATTCAGATAGATCTCCTGAAGATGATACAGGATCTGAATTTGATGAGATGGAAGATAATTTGGATGATGGGTTGCCATTTCTTGAGGAACCGAAAGGGAGGCATGGTAAATCAAAAAAACGAAAGAAAAGGTCTATGTCAAAGAAAAGAGTGTTTTCTAGTTGGGGCTCAGTGGAGCTCATAAAATTTCTTACATCTATTGATAAGGATACAAAAGAGCCACTTGCATTGTTGGATGCATGTGACATTATAAAGGATTACATTCAAACAAACAACCTCTGTGATCCAGATACTAAAAAGAAAACTAATGTAGTGTGTGATGACAGACTGTATGCCTTATTTAGAAAAAGGAAAGTGAAGTTTCATAAGATACACAGCTTGCTGGAGAGTCACTTTGCTTCAGATAATGTCTCAGATGATGAATTTAGCTCAGAAGAGGGTGATGACTCATTTGCAAGGCACAAGAAGAGAAATACAGCtgctgatagcaagtctaataaaTCACATCCAAAGAATTACAAGGATGATATTTCTGTGCCAGCTAAAAGTTATTATGCCTCCATAATTGGAAGGAACATAAATTTAGTGTATTTAAAGAGATCTTTAATTGTGGAATTTCTTAGAAATCCTGATACTTTTGAAGAAAAAGTCACTGGCTGCTTTGTGAGGGTCAAAGTTGATCCTAATGAGTTCTACTCTGTACCGGAAAGGATGTACAAGCTTGGACAGGTCACAG GTGTTAAGAAGGCCTTACAGGCATACAAGATAGGGGAAATGTCTACAGATATGGTTCTATGTGTTTCTGATATGCATAAGGATGTTCAAATATCGACGCTATCCGAAGATGACTTTGAGGAG GATGAATGTGAATATCTTTGCCACTTAGCCAATGAAGGCCTCTTCAGAAGACCCACTGTC GCGGAGCTTGAAAAGAAGATCAAAATTGTTCATGTTGATATAATGAATCAT AATGTAAACCAATTGAAGCTACTCAAGTCAATGCAACCAGCATCAATCCAAGTTACTGAGATTAAAGATGAAGTCCCAAATTCAACAATAGCCAGCAAGATACAAATAATGGATCTCTTTGAGGATACGAGATTCAGGGAACAAGCCAGTTAA